The following are encoded in a window of Microcaecilia unicolor chromosome 7, aMicUni1.1, whole genome shotgun sequence genomic DNA:
- the PJVK gene encoding pejvakin isoform X2, whose product MFAAATKNFVKQVGDGGRLIPVPSLSEADKYQPLGLVIKKKRCFLSKKAKFTSTPFTLKDILQGGKDILAGVSSYQLLNYEDKSDVSLNGRRGNHIINEVGVNISGSDNVAVKASFGIVTKHEVEVPTLLKELICRKIDLDHCLIRQSKESGKEVLCVVLESIRTTRQCSLSVHAGMRGEGMRFHIIEDQNYKGRDKAIVFPAHTTIAFSVFALYIHLDGHFELCVTSASKGGFEKEQSRSFSLSMLKRSKRTTDTIANSYSYMDDLFSDYYEKAASMTDISTGYLREGSHTRVNLLNNNIPKGPCALCGMGNAKRETVYGCFECSFNGLKYVRLHAVPCFDLWHKRLK is encoded by the exons ATGTTTGCTGCAGCTACTAAGAACTTTGTTAAGCAGGTTGGTGATGGAGGAAGATTAATTCCTGTTCCCAGCCTAAGTGAAGCAGACAAATATCAACCTCTTGGACTtgttataaaaaagaaaagatgttTTTTATCAAAAAAAGCTAAATTTACCTCTACACCTTTTACACTAAAGGATATTCTTCAAGGGGGAAAAGACATTTTAGCTG GTGTGTCATCCTACCAGCTACTAAATTATGAAGACAAATCAGATGTTTCATTAAATGGTAGACGGGGAAACCATATCATAAATGAGGTTGGAGTTAATATTTCAGGATCTGATAATGTTGCAGTTAAAGCTTCATTTGGCATTGTAACCAAACATGAGGTTGAAGTACCAACATTATTAAAGGAACTGATTTGTAG AAAAATTGACTTGGACCACTGCTTAATTCGTCAATcaaaggaaagtggaaaagaagtTCTCTGTGTGGTCTTGGAGAGTAttcggacaacacgacagtgtTCATTATCTGTTCATGCTGGTATGCGTGGAGAAGGAATGAGG TTTCATATTATTGAGGACCAAAATTATAAGGGTCGGGACAAAGCAATAGTTTTCCCAGCACATACAACCATTGCATTTAGTGTGTTTGCACTCTATATACACCTGGATGGCCACTTTG AACTCTGTGTTACCTCAGCGTCAAAAGGAGGATTTGAAAAAGAGCAATCAAGATCATTTTCATTGAGCATGTTAAAGAGAA GTAAAAGGACAACAGACACCATTGCTAACTCGTACTCTTATATGGATGACCTTTTTTCAGATTATTATGAGAAAGCTGCAAGTATGACTGACATATCCACTGGTTACTTGCGAGAAGGGTCTCATACTCGAGTAAACTTGCTGAACAATAACATTCCAAAAGGGCCTTGTGCTCTTTGTGGAATGGGGAATGCTAAGAGGGAGACGGTC
- the PJVK gene encoding pejvakin isoform X1, with protein MFAAATKNFVKQVGDGGRLIPVPSLSEADKYQPLGLVIKKKRCFLSKKAKFTSTPFTLKDILQGGKDILAGVSSYQLLNYEDKSDVSLNGRRGNHIINEVGVNISGSDNVAVKASFGIVTKHEVEVPTLLKELICRKIDLDHCLIRQSKESGKEVLCVVLESIRTTRQCSLSVHAGMRGEGMRFHIIEDQNYKGRDKAIVFPAHTTIAFSVFALYIHLDGHFELCVTSASKGGFEKEQSRSFSLSMLKRSLFHSDIMSTGKRTTDTIANSYSYMDDLFSDYYEKAASMTDISTGYLREGSHTRVNLLNNNIPKGPCALCGMGNAKRETVYGCFECSFNGLKYVRLHAVPCFDLWHKRLK; from the exons ATGTTTGCTGCAGCTACTAAGAACTTTGTTAAGCAGGTTGGTGATGGAGGAAGATTAATTCCTGTTCCCAGCCTAAGTGAAGCAGACAAATATCAACCTCTTGGACTtgttataaaaaagaaaagatgttTTTTATCAAAAAAAGCTAAATTTACCTCTACACCTTTTACACTAAAGGATATTCTTCAAGGGGGAAAAGACATTTTAGCTG GTGTGTCATCCTACCAGCTACTAAATTATGAAGACAAATCAGATGTTTCATTAAATGGTAGACGGGGAAACCATATCATAAATGAGGTTGGAGTTAATATTTCAGGATCTGATAATGTTGCAGTTAAAGCTTCATTTGGCATTGTAACCAAACATGAGGTTGAAGTACCAACATTATTAAAGGAACTGATTTGTAG AAAAATTGACTTGGACCACTGCTTAATTCGTCAATcaaaggaaagtggaaaagaagtTCTCTGTGTGGTCTTGGAGAGTAttcggacaacacgacagtgtTCATTATCTGTTCATGCTGGTATGCGTGGAGAAGGAATGAGG TTTCATATTATTGAGGACCAAAATTATAAGGGTCGGGACAAAGCAATAGTTTTCCCAGCACATACAACCATTGCATTTAGTGTGTTTGCACTCTATATACACCTGGATGGCCACTTTG AACTCTGTGTTACCTCAGCGTCAAAAGGAGGATTTGAAAAAGAGCAATCAAGATCATTTTCATTGAGCATGTTAAAGAGAAGTCTATTCCATTCAGATATAATGTCCACTG GTAAAAGGACAACAGACACCATTGCTAACTCGTACTCTTATATGGATGACCTTTTTTCAGATTATTATGAGAAAGCTGCAAGTATGACTGACATATCCACTGGTTACTTGCGAGAAGGGTCTCATACTCGAGTAAACTTGCTGAACAATAACATTCCAAAAGGGCCTTGTGCTCTTTGTGGAATGGGGAATGCTAAGAGGGAGACGGTC